Part of the Uloborus diversus isolate 005 chromosome 9, Udiv.v.3.1, whole genome shotgun sequence genome is shown below.
tttaaaattgtcgatacatttaaatgttgattttttttttcaatgctgatcATTGATTTGTGTACTTCAAAGTCTAgtcttattaaaaattaagaactgtGAACTAAAATGAGACAGTTTTTTCATACTACTATTCAAATGTAATAATTAAGCAATAGCTATATAGGGAAAGTAATGTAATAGGTAAAATGGCTTTTGAAATAAGCAAAGTAAACAACAAACTAGTATAGgggaggggggcacatgtgaacatggcacCATGACAACGTCAAgcaaaacatctttaaaaaaattcttaaataatggCAGGGCCAGTTCTACTTCTTAGCTTAACTTTTAGGGCAAGgacccagtttatgttcctgtagtgacaggttttttgttttagcagatgctgatgtaatgTTATCAGACTTCTacatgtgaaaacatattttaaattacctaataagctaaagttaattattgcaaaccaatacatgaacattcaagtaaatttctgactgttgttaattgttaaatcaattttcatttcattttatattttagtgctattaGTGATCACTTGAAGCAGTTTCCAGCTAAAAggagtcaaattttcattttcatatgaatttcacctagagttcaatttttagttatgttcatttctatgtgaactttaaaaaacaagaaaattaaattagagtagctttgaaaatattttgggaatAAAATTGAATATAAACAAATTTGctagtttgaaatttcgttttttgtacgaaaatacgtaactaataacaacttaagaacaaagttttaaaaaaataagaaattattgaaataaaaatcaaaataaattgctttaagatagcataagttaaaatatctaagaccatttaaaaatattaaaacactgactggatgctaaaagattaaaatttcgagCACGGCAAgacattttcggcgaagcacgtgttcgACGCTTGAGTGTTTgttctctatattttcatttctatgtaaacttcaaaaaacaggaaaattcagtttaagtagctttgaaaatatttattttggacataaatttaaaagtaaggaagtttgctagttttaattttcgtatttttacgaaaatacgtaactaataacaacttaagaacaaagttttaaaaaaattaagaaattattgaaataaaaaccaaaataaattgcCCTAAGATTGCATAATTTTAAATATCTAAGaccttttaaaatagttcaaacattaaccggatgctaaaagatttcaatttcgaacaaggcatgcaattttcggcgaCGCACGTGTTCGACGCTAGAATGTTAAACAAGAACGGCTTTGGTTTTTTGCCGTACAAATTATGATATCTTAAGTCAAAGCACTGGAGATTATTActaataatgcaattttattacagaaaacgaaaattgagctttagggggggggggggggggggaatcacaaTGTGCagcatgtttttagttttggtttcgcagaacttacgattttttttttcgggtatGATGGTGGGAGgcatattaaagtaattttatccttaaaaaagaaaaaatatgatattttaacttcaaaatttgattgatttgaaaattttaaaatttcggagaaaaatccagaaaaagtctttaaaaaccaAGAGAAAAGGCGGCGATCTATCCCTGTTATAATGtaaagtaaataatattttttaacacttacttgAACGTATTTATTTCACATCGGCTGTTATCAAAATCCTGGAACTACAATCCTTGATCAGATCAtctttctaccccccccccccccccccttttttttgcatttgaattcGACCTCAGTAAATCGACGCGTTCGCCGCGGCGAAACGCTATTGGCTGAAAACTGTATGATGCAATCTCCATAGTGTGTTGGAATGCAACTGACTGGCTCAAAATCTTTCtatgaatttcataaaatatgaaaaaatagtcgctttttattgcaaaaggtcgccgttttttttaaaatagtcgtttttggcctgtttttttgccaaaaaagtcgCCATAGTCGCCTACGgtaaaaaatagtcgcaaaagtCGCCTTTTTAGTCGCCAATGGCAACCCTACTCTATatacagaaacagaaaaacaggcaacataaaattcaaagaagtgtcttgattaagctggaattcagtaaaaaagtattattttaactacttgaggttctacagtagttttgcataacaaaatgaaatacaataaagtaaaatgcaaaaaaagaaaaaaaatgtagtaattaaaaacgaacaatgattttatcactcgagaacaaggacgcccatatgcaaaattttaagggtggggagggctcaaatattttctccatggtttagcaggatattctcttcatagaaactgatttcagtacagattctTCTTCGGCACTACAGCCTAGAGCAGGCCAAGACCGTCTCAATCAGTTTCCTCCATCCCGACCAGTCAGAAACAGATTTCCTCCATCCACTGAGGCCAAcaatttttaagtctttttcggCACAATCGAGCCATCTGGTTGGTGGGCGGCCCCTCTTGCGCGCACCATCTATAATTGTGAAGGTGACTTTATGGGTGAAGGTGACCCATAAagttcagtacagattagagttattaaaatttgaatttttaataactcattcattaatggctggagaagaaatgtttttacatttttgctaagaaaaggtactaaaagcaataaatttctaatttataaagAGCGGtttgagccccctccccccccccatatgggcgcccttgctcgaAAAGTatttttgccttaactgttggtaatcatggaaactaaaaaatataaaacttcaccattcttaggttttgttgttttttatacttttcttcagaaaacgctgaattttaactagttttccaagTGTTTTTACcctaagacaatttttgcgctttgtccatatacttatgctacaagtaccccacattgtgcctcaaaactacaaaaaaaaaccacatttctttttttaaaaaaaagttttagttggggttttttgggttttatttaaaaaaaacccaaaaatccTGGGTCCataggctttttttaaaaaacccgggtttttgccaaccctgagaTTGAGCTTAAAAGAGAtgaaagaattgtttttaaaaatgaaattttgtgaaaagtttaattttaagaaatattaaattttgtaaaatggccACTTTTACAATATAGAATTTTACATCTGAATTGATGTCGTGGATAGCTATCGCATTCTTGCACCACTAATTATATAATTAAGTGGtcatcatttttaataaatttcaaataaaactagCATTGTATAACTTTGATATATTTGCAGTAAAACGATAAAGTATTACCTGCTCAGAATCTATCGGGAAAACCTTATCAAAAAAGAACTCTCTGTTGTGGTTTTTATCCTTcaatacaatttcttttttttcaggtaTAACTTCAACAATTGATGGTGAACCTTGTCTTTTCTCAAAGCTGTTTAATGGCCTATTAcatgaaaaagaagaaaggaatCTTAATGccattagaaaataatttcacacttgcaaaaaaaaaaagtatatagaTGATTAAAATGCAAATCATTACTCATTTTAACAAGTGAGAAATATATGCTTAAACATTCCCATGCGTTTCTTTCTCCTCCTTTCCAAAAACACTTTGTAAtgtctttgaaaaacaaaaaaatcaagaCACAATATTACAAAAATCAGGGCACttataataacatttttaatgcGTGTAGCGTGCATTGTGGTgaatacaaggggagggtcaagaccccccccctccaagcCATTGACAATGGTATCCGTTACCACAActgtataaataaaatgtaaaagattTCAGTTgcctttttaatttcttaattatttttcaaatttctttttccattGCTTTTTATCGACACCTgcgcaaaatttttttcccatgttCAGAACCATAAGTTCGTTCAGGGAGAGGGGGGTCCTTCTTCAGCATGACCCTTCCCCCCAAATAGGGGAGGTTTGCATCTGTCCCTGAGTATGCATATATTCAGTTTATAAATGTATCACCGCCAGGTTTGCACAACTGCTAGTGTAAGTGTGTAAATAACAATGAAcaataaaaaactaaacattagaACATTTGGTGCAACCTAGCTTGATCTGTTTCAGTTAATCTGTTTGCATGATTTGCTTCCTTATAAGTGTAATACATTGTAATCTTGTTTtgcttttacataatttttttttttcacatacaaaagacacatttctaaaataaaaattttcgttttCCGACAAATCCTacaaaaattttacatgcaaacaaatttattattttttctcctgAAACTCTGATAtgaaaaactaaagtttttccATCATTAATCAGCAACGCATGAGCTTTGATTGGAATGTAGTCATTTGAGAAAAGTTTAGTCAAATATATTTGTGTGCTGCAAAGATTCTACAATTAATACCCATTGAGTTATTAAACTCCTAAATTCTTCAGTTATAACTGAATTATTAGACATTTATTAGTCagttatttcaaaacaattaatataatttaatgaAACACATACATCAGGAGGGTGGGGGTATCCAATGTGATTCTTTATTTCTCATGCAAAACCTCAAATTCCTCCACTAAGAGCACATACTCAACCTCTAAAAAAACGCTGCCTCCTCGAAAAGTGACATGTcttgattttttagtttgaaaaatctgGTCATTACATATCGTAGCCTAAGAACAACAGTAGAATACCACTTATTTCTGGGCTTAGCTGTCTTACTGTTGATCTTAGACGACGATGTGTATCTTTCACGAAGACtacaacattaaattttaaagttatgaagCTGACGATTTAGATAAGATTAAAGGCAAATAATAGCTCAAAGTAAACTTTCcccgaataaaaattcaaaaacaacacGGAATCAAATTTAAATGcattgtttgtgtgtgtagtgtTTGGGGTTGAATTATATTGACTTATGCATCGTTACATCAACTATGATGAGTTcaagaaaaatatcaaatatattaaCATACCTGCAACGAGCGAAGACCTGAATCCGTTGGTTTTTCGCATTGTGTTCTTTGCTTTTGTTCATTTCGTACGCAAACACGAACGTCGGAACAAAACacgattaaaaaatataagtttttatcgTTTTCGTTCTTTTCCGTCTCGATTGCTATGTTTTCTTAGCCAAGTTATCTTTCAAATGTGCACACCAGTAATGTCTGACCAATCACGATTGAGTATGTAGTCATGTGACTTAATTTACATCTTTTTGCTgctaattttttgatgaaatatttcacataaataagaactaaattttcttattttattcgttacttaaatgattatttaaattttaaaaaatagcataaaaagctttttttgaaaTGAAGGCAAAAACAAAGAGGGCGCTGCTGTACCACAAAGTAGTTAAATGGACTCATGTAAACTCAACTTGATACGGTGATACGTGATAGTTTTGATTTTGATGGTGCGGAACCTGTCTCTGAGTGGGTTGTACTTATGACTGTAATTTAATAATTATGCGATGTAGGGGTAAATTTTATAGTCAAGAACTATTTTTGATTTATCTGGATTGAAAAGAAATTCAAGATGTCACTAAACGTTAATAAAAGTGCATTTATGACGGGTATACATTATCTCAATCATCAGCAGTATTGTGGGGAAAGATCGGGGGGATTGCGTATGATTGATAATCGATTGCAGTTTAGTAAACATTTATATAGTAAAAATCTGTATGCCCATTATGGTTGCGTAAATGCAATAGAATTTTCTAATGATGGCGAATGGTTAGTATCCGGTGGAGATGACAAGCGCGTATTAATTTGGAATGTTGACAAAATATTGTCGGGTAAAAGCAATCCAAAAGTAATGAAAGGTGAGCATAACAGCAACATATTCTGTTTGGGATTTAATACGCTTcacacaaaattattttctgcGGGAAATGACGAGCAAGTTATTCTACATGATGTAAACACAGCCGAAATTTTAGATGTGTTCCTTCATGATGAAGCAGTTTATGGTTTGTCGGTTCATCCTGCTAATGAAAATATCTTCGCTAGTGCTTGTGATGATGGTCGAATTTTAATTTGGGACATTCGTCAAACAGCAAATGATGCTTTGATGCTAGCAGGTTGTTCCACTGCATATCATGCTGTAATGTATAATCCTGTTGAACCTCGTTTCGTAGCTACTGCTAATGCTAAAGATGGAGTTTGCTTATGGGACATTCGAAAACCTAGGGTATGCttgatgaaatatatttctaACCAACCCAGTGATAGTGCAATGAGTGTTAGATTCAATAATTCTGGTACACATTTGCTCGCTCTAAGACGACGACTTCCACCAGTTCTGTATGACATTACTGCTGACTATTTTGTTGCTGAATTCGATCATGAAGAATACTATAACTCTTGCACAATGAAGAGTTGTTGCTTTGCAGGCGATAAGGACCAGTATGTTCTCTCTGGGTCTGATGATTTTAGATTATATGTGTGGAAAATCCCAGACTCTCTAAACTCTAAAAGCAGCACTCGTGTGGGAGAGGTTCATCGTATTTTGACAGGGCATCGATCAATCGTCAATCAAGTGAGATACAATAATACTTATGGTGTGCTGGCTTCATCTGGtgtagaaaaaattgtaaaattatggAGTTCCTTTTCGATGAAACATTCTGATGATGTAGATGATTACTTGTCAGATCAAGAACTTTTAAGGAAAGTGTATTCTCATGAAGAATACATTAATCTAGTGCTAGAAAGCGGACAGTTTATGACTCATGATTACAGTCATCATTCTGTTCAGGAAGACCAAAGAATGATGGCATTTTTCGACTCTTTGGTACAGAGAGATATAGAAGGTTGGACTTCTGACTCAAATGATACAGATCTATTGAATGCGTGTATTGATATAAGGTCGCCTAGCTCATCATCTAGTTCCTCATCTTCTGATGATGATAGTGAACAGCAGCgtaaaaaagtgaaacaaaatgaaaataacattaCACCTGCTCCTCAGAGTGATGTTCTAAATCCAACAACTATTACTCTTACTTTTATTACGCAAAAAGCAATGGCCAAGGGACATACCAAAAAATCCCAAAAGATCATGGATGATAAGGTAGTCCCCGGCGTCAATAGAATATCTTGGTTGATAGCTCACAAGAGACGTGAACAAAAGTTGAGAACTTCACGTGGGAAATGCAATGGGAAAAATTCCAAAGTAGCCAAGCATCACCAACGTGactctgtaaaaattgacaaaaaaaatcaagacaataCTGCAAGTGGTAGTAATTTTAAAAGTTGTGATTCAAATTGTGGGAACTCAAGTAAAGATTTAAGCACAATATTTAAAGcaaaagacaaaagaaaattGTATTTGAAGAGACGTGCCAAAATCAGCAAAGATTCCATGTTGGATGAAGATAGTTCTGATTCTGATGAAAATAGCAAAGAATTAACTGATACCAGTCATCTTGACAAAACAGAGCATAAAACTGAGGAAAGTGAAGAACTTCCAGCTCAGAAAGAGAATGGAGTTGTGGATGTTAGCAGCACAGTTTGCAAAGAGACTTCTAATTTTAATAGTAATGAATCTCTGCCTAATTCATCTGGCAGTGACTTAAATGGAACCGATTCTAGTGTTGCTGCCAATTCtagttcattaatttatttttcttcaaaaaatatgaaacatagtAAAAGAAATTACAGGAAGAAAAGTGCTGATGAATTGGAAGAAGATTGAACAGCTACAGTATAGATGCAtacctcattttaaaaaaatgaaagaaagaaaactaatatttacttaattgcatttttaaatatttatttttcaaatttagtgcTGTTGGACcttgaaataaaattatgaacATCAAACTCAATTTTTATCTATTGTtatgtaatttgattttttatgtgttatattaattttaaaaaaatcaaaattcagtaATTCCTATGCATTTGAGAGTAGTACTTTTCTGAATTATTTGAAGTTATACTGGTTtgttttagattattttatttaatgctaAATGAGTTCAATGATATAATGAGGAGAAACTTCTATTGAAATACATGCAACTGCTATTAAATTGAATAGATCCAATTCTGTTGGAGACAAAAAATGCATAAGGAAGATGTTTCCCTAAAAATTTTTGAGTTCtaaaaatgttgcaaatttttgaaaaaaatctagtttactTTATCAATCTAAAACATTGAGGTTTTACTAAACATATTCATGAGGTCTGGGCTTTACAGAATGTATTATGTCACCTATGTAGTTggagaaatattttgatttgttgcTTTTTGTGTACCAtattgtagtttttttcaaataatatttctttttcaattgcaTTAACCATTAAGAACATATAATTTATGTCAATATCTTTGAAAAAAGATAAGGAGTATgatcatttttatctttttgattacattttgttttctgaaaatttctttcctCACTTTTATGATTTTCAGTAATTTGCAAGCTTATTTGCTAATCAATATTAGTGCCATCATTAATGCagggactccccccccccctttacaccCTCGGCACTCCTAATTTATTGATGCAATTAATTCATTGCGgtatatatattttgtaaattcaaaatatttaaacattttctcaATGTTTCAATACATAATAATGCAATGAAAAATCTTATTGCTTTTACATTCTGATTGTACTTTTATCAGAGTAtaacatataaaagaaaaaaatccaacagACAGTAAAGTCCAACAAATTATGCATAAAATTAGTCGTTATTCTAAATACAAATCTTCTTAATGTATTTATATTGTATAATCTGCTCATTTTGAATGTTCTATAAAAGATTaatgatttatgtttattttgatacctttgttatgaaattttatttataaattttattgcatttataaTTGTAACTATGTTAcctttattattaaataaatgtttccaggtaagatattgaaatttatttttattttataaaggaCTTGCTTTAgtagaatgaaattttaatttttttactaatttggtGATATATTTTCAGGCATTGCAAGTATTTGttgtacaaataatttaaaaattatgcaaaggCAATAACGGTTCAGAAACATAATCTATCTAATGttttcacaatgaaaaaaaaaaaccttctcaaAAATTATGCAGAGAATGCATTTTAAGTTtaactatatttaatttttttctagatagcatgggaAATCGCAatggaaaaggaagaaaaatcaaaaaccaatagTAGTTATCAGCAATTACTACAGTATACTGAACATAAAATTAGTTCACGGTTAATGTTGTTAGTTGTTATCATGTTACTAAAATCACCAGATTTTCTCTATTCATTTGCATATTAAAATTATCGCTTTATGTGACTATCACATTGTTTAATGCTATCAGTTTTGCAATCAGGGATCCTGTTTGAAATGTTCGTAAACGGCTTTGCCTACTCAAGTTTTTACAAGAAAGAAAAACCCAAGAATGATAGAGAATATTTCAGATTTAATATCTCAAGAGTTTGAGccataaatgtatcaaaatattcctGTAGCTTCACATTGAAAATATCAGAAGTTTGTCATATTGTTAAAAACAAAGGAGAGGGGGAGGGGTTGGAACTATGGAACTGAAAAGTTTCATGGAAAATCCCTTGCTGATTAAGGCATTAATTAAGAGCAATTCATAAATGAGCCTCTAAGAACTGGGAGCCACtcggttatttttgatttttcaaagaatgtataatttttgttttgatgttttaaggaaaaaatactataaataaagagggtttttttttttttttttttggtttttttaaatttagttttgaaactcTGTAGTTGGtaagtttataaaacttcttaatttgtttattgttatcaaaatGAGTGTATCCTAAAGTGATCACAGATAAGTGGAGATGACAGTATAAGCTTGCTTTATCAATATGAAGCTTTCATCTGTCTTATAGAAACTTATTTTTGACCATTTGGCATATCAAGTTGGCAATAATCAGTTTTAATATCGAATGCAGATGAGTTCAGAAGTTGAACTGATCTTCATTGGGTAGATGAGATGATGTACATTTCTTGATGTTTCAGAAGTTGTTCTGAAAGTTTTTAGAACATAGTTTATGATTCGTAATACTGAATGGAACTACAGACTACATTGATCAGCTTTGCAGGTCTCATGTGGCCCGTGGGATTGAGCACCACTGCCTCAAAGTATTTTTCTGAAATCTGTCTTATGAGGTAAATTACAGTGCACTATGTATTCATTGCCTTCTTAAAATATGT
Proteins encoded:
- the LOC129229380 gene encoding DDB1- and CUL4-associated factor 5-like, giving the protein MSLNVNKSAFMTGIHYLNHQQYCGERSGGLRMIDNRLQFSKHLYSKNLYAHYGCVNAIEFSNDGEWLVSGGDDKRVLIWNVDKILSGKSNPKVMKGEHNSNIFCLGFNTLHTKLFSAGNDEQVILHDVNTAEILDVFLHDEAVYGLSVHPANENIFASACDDGRILIWDIRQTANDALMLAGCSTAYHAVMYNPVEPRFVATANAKDGVCLWDIRKPRVCLMKYISNQPSDSAMSVRFNNSGTHLLALRRRLPPVLYDITADYFVAEFDHEEYYNSCTMKSCCFAGDKDQYVLSGSDDFRLYVWKIPDSLNSKSSTRVGEVHRILTGHRSIVNQVRYNNTYGVLASSGVEKIVKLWSSFSMKHSDDVDDYLSDQELLRKVYSHEEYINLVLESGQFMTHDYSHHSVQEDQRMMAFFDSLVQRDIEGWTSDSNDTDLLNACIDIRSPSSSSSSSSSDDDSEQQRKKVKQNENNITPAPQSDVLNPTTITLTFITQKAMAKGHTKKSQKIMDDKVVPGVNRISWLIAHKRREQKLRTSRGKCNGKNSKVAKHHQRDSVKIDKKNQDNTASGSNFKSCDSNCGNSSKDLSTIFKAKDKRKLYLKRRAKISKDSMLDEDSSDSDENSKELTDTSHLDKTEHKTEESEELPAQKENGVVDVSSTVCKETSNFNSNESLPNSSGSDLNGTDSSVAANSSSLIYFSSKNMKHSKRNYRKKSADELEED